The genomic DNA AGTCAATATTGAAATTGCAGATGGTTACAAATGGCCGACTTTAACTAAAATCACCGTGTCTTGTTCCACATAGGGATTGTGCTGACTTAAATGCGGGCTGCGGATCCACGTACCAGCAGGATAACGGCCAAGCTCATCGATAAACTCTCCGCTAATCACGTAAATCTCTTCACCGCCAAAATGACGATGGGGTTGAAAATGAGTCCCTGCTGGCCACATGACTAATGCCGTAGATTCGGTGCCATGTTGATGTAGCGGCATAACCCGTAATTGGCCTTGACCCGGCAACCAATCAGCGTTGTTGGTATTAATAGCCACTTGCTCAGAGTCACTCTCTTGAAACTGGTGCAGCTTAACCAATAGCGTGCAGCCTTGTACGCTAAATGGCGCATGAACAAAACCTTCAGGATTACGCAAATACGTGCCGGCGGGATAATCACCGGTTTCATCAGAGAATACACCTTCGAGCACTAAAATCTCTTCACCTAATGGATGAGGATGTGAGTTAAATTGAGCACCTGCTTGATATTTAACAATACTGGTGGCATGTCCGCGCTCGGCTTCTTCGCGCGCTAAGCGTTTACGTAAAACCCCTGCAGCAGGACTGTTTTGCCATGCAAGTTCAGCGCTATTGATCACAACTCGCTGGCTAAAATCCATGTTTAACATATTGATACCTTTACAACCATGATTGCTAATAGCTTAGAGCGAAATCAACT from Shewanella psychromarinicola includes the following:
- a CDS encoding cupin domain-containing protein; the protein is MLNMDFSQRVVINSAELAWQNSPAAGVLRKRLAREEAERGHATSIVKYQAGAQFNSHPHPLGEEILVLEGVFSDETGDYPAGTYLRNPEGFVHAPFSVQGCTLLVKLHQFQESDSEQVAINTNNADWLPGQGQLRVMPLHQHGTESTALVMWPAGTHFQPHRHFGGEEIYVISGEFIDELGRYPAGTWIRSPHLSQHNPYVEQDTVILVKVGHL